attaacttaattttatttttacatttcaaAGGCAACTTTcctaaatttggtaaaattattaataccgCTAAAAGTTCGTTGTTTTTAGGTTTAGGCCATTagtggagaaaaaaatttattaagaaaattattctcTTTTAATTTATGTGAAAATATAGAAGGAATTTCATTTGACAAGTACATTTTCTCAAAGACGCAACGTTACATGTTTTTTTCTGTCTTgcggaaaaattttaaaaagtattacgcggtaaataatatttttctaatgcaggAATTACATATGTAAAGCCCGCATAGATttgtaattacatttttttatgctatgcattgcatattaaaaattgaagcgttgtttttattaaaataaaacataaactttaataaaatcgaATGTAAACTATAAGTttgaggtaaaatggaattgttagattcaacaattttgtttctcaactcctctaaattcgtTAACCTActattattatgtttataaatAGTCTGCTTAAGATACCCCTACAAATAAACTGATGTGGTGACAAATCGGGAGATcttggaggccatttaatattgccagtcTCACTAATAAGACgattaggaaaattatttgtGAACAAATTTTCTTACTCTaaccgcattatgagcaggacagccttCTTGTTAAAAATAGACTGATCTCAGAACTATATCAGGCAGGAGTTAAGCGGCAGGAACACCTTGGTTTTGTAGCCACTCAAAGTACCGTCAATGAAAAATGGGCCAATAATATAGTTGCccaataccagcccaaacattcaactttTGAATGGTACTGATTACAGAACTAAAAACTTCTGtactcgttttcctgagaccagtaACGAGTAATAGAAGGATTGTGTTTACCATGCAATGGAAAAGACTTATCtgaaaaccaaatattttacaagaaattttcatttgccttttccattatggtttcacaaaatgccattcttcgctacGGGTCTTCAGGAAACACCTCCTGAgtattggaatatttaaaacatttgtttttatgCTGCATACctagttcctctccaacacttctgcTAGATTGTGTTGAATTGAAACCTAAGCCACTACAACTATCCACTACCATTTCTTCCCACCGTTCTATCTTCTTGACCCTTTCAATAGGTGGTTCTTGAGCTTTGCTGTGACAATGTCTACATTCTTCAGGCAAAAAGATGTCTTAAAATTTGACAGGACATTTACGAcggtctatttttaaaatttactaagaAGAAATCCCTGCATTCTACTGCCGAATTGCGTTCATAAAACCATTTTATCAACTGAACtttttcggaaggggtataaatagccatattgataaatatttaaaaaaactaaaatagcgCTTTAAAACTTAACAGTGCCGTATGCAATCATACAGCAAAATGAGGTCTGCCGATTGTGCCGTGCTGAAAATAGTAAATCAGACGATAGGAATTCGCCGCGTCGCTTAACAACTAGAAAGTAAGCGAAAAGCGGTGTTGTCATTTATAATGGCTATGTGTAGTTTTttattcgccaacctgtataaAAAGCTCGCACCGCCGGGAGGCTAGTTCATTCGGAATATCGGCGCAACTTTTAAATCGGACATGattagtagtaaataaatatttatagtagtCGTAAGTGATTATGTTTGGAAGTGTGggtgtgtaaataaatcagttgactatttttgtgcatctacctagattttaaattaataaccaCATCGGTTGTGTACGTACAATTATAGATATCAAATTTTGGTACCAATGCTACCAATTATGCATTATTTAGTTCATTAAGTTAAGCTTTAAACATCAGTGAAGACTTCATAAATTGTAATCTAAAatctaacattttaaaattcttcagcgttttttaaaaatcgttttgaAGATATTCTGGACTACGATGGTAAATCCATATAACTtttaagaagaagaaaagagaaCGCCCCATATCTTCTAATGAACTGCAAGTCATCAGCAAAACTAATTATCCAAACCGACTAAAAACAAGCCTTTATCCTCTAGTTCGCTCGATGCTATCAGACTTCAGCATCTCTCAAGACTCAATACTTCAAccacaacaacaacaacaaacaacaacaaaaaaaatctcagCGGCCAGATACGCCTTATCAGCCTCAGTTGGGGCTTGCGCGACTCCCCTGGCCGCGGAATAAAATTGGGGGTTTGGCTCCCGTTCTGATGGTTTGCACGTTGTCTCACGAGCGTCGGGCCAGCGGGCCTTTACAGTTCCGTCGCGACGCCTGTGCCGTCCGTGTTATGCGGCGCCTCCGCCTCGCTTTCCGCCTCTTTTCGAACACGTCGTGAGCGATGTGGGACGCCAACACCTCCGCCAACCTCGCCAAAATCAACTGTTCCGACGGCCTGATCCTACCTTGTTGGCAACCTTTGGACGATGTTTCCCTTCTGGACAAAACCGGCCGCGGCattctctattttttatttctcgcTTTTCTATTTATTGGCGTCTCGATTGTATCCGACCGATTTATGGCAGCCATCGAAGTTATTACCTCGCAAGAGCGGGAGGTTTCCGTTCGGAAGGCAAACGGCGAAAAGCAAATCGTCGTGGTGCGAGTCTGGAACGAAACTGTCGCCAATTTGACCTTGATGGCGCTAGGATCGAGCGCTCCAGAAATTCTTTTGTCTGTTATAGAGATCTATGCTAGAGATTTTACTGCCGGGGAACTTGGACCTGGTACTATTGTTGGTTCTGCCGCTTATAATCTCTTTGTCATCATTGCCATTTGCGTTTGGGTGATCCCCAAGGGAGAAGTGAGAAAAATTAAGCATTTAGGGGTGTTCTTTGTTACTGCTACTTGGTCTGTTTTCGCTTATGTCTGGCTCTATCTTATTCTATGCTACTTTTCCCCTGGTGAGGTGGAGATATGGGAGGGGTTGATAACCTTTCTCTTCTTCCCATGCACGGTGATTACTGCTTATGCAGCAGACCGGCAAATCCACAAATTCATTCGCAAAGACTTCAGAATGAACAAGCGAGGGGTGATTGTGCAAGCAGAAGGTGTTGATAACTTGGAAATGGTCAATACTGAGTTGCTGGTTTTAGATGATGTCCATGAAGATATCAAACAAGAATACATTTCAACTCTTAAGGAGCTTAGGCAACAACACCCCCATACGGACATAGACGTTCTTGAAAAAATGGCCCACGAGATCCTTCTTAATAAAGGACCTAAGTCTCGAGCTTTCTATCGGATTCAAGCAACGAGAAAGCTTATGGGAAGTGGAGATCTAATGCGGCGAATCTCAGAGAGAGCCCAAAGCGACTTAAGTGAAGTTAAGGCAGAGTTACAGCGAGAAAGTGGAGTTAACGAATTCACGCAGAGCGGATCAAGAGTTTATTTCGATCCCAGCAAGTATACGGTCTTGGAGAGCTGTGGCCAGTTCGATGTTACAGTAGTTCGTAGTGGAAACCTTGATCTTCCCGTGACAGTAGAATACACAACAGAAGATGGAACCGCTCAGGCTGGTAGTGACTATGTCAAGTCTAAAGGTACCTTGCGCTTCCAGCCGGGAGAGAAAGAAAAACGTATATCCTTGGAAGTTATCGATGATGACGTCTTCGAGCCGGATGAACATTTTTACGTACGACTGTGCTCTGCACAGCCTGCCGGGAGTTTGGGATCGCCCATGCTTGCCACAGTGATCATCCTGGATGATGACCATGGCGGATTATTCAAGTTCGAGGCTCAGAACCACGAGTTGGTTGAAAGTGTCGGAACTTACGATTTGAAAGTGGTTAGATGTTCTGGAGCGAGAGGAAGAGTTATCTTGCCTTACCATACTGAGGATGGAACTGCGAAGGGCGGTAAGGAGTATGAGGAGCAGAACGGGGagcttatttttgaaaataatgagTCAGAGTAAGtg
The sequence above is a segment of the Anthonomus grandis grandis chromosome 12, icAntGran1.3, whole genome shotgun sequence genome. Coding sequences within it:
- the LOC126743110 gene encoding sodium/calcium exchanger 3 isoform X1, coding for MWDANTSANLAKINCSDGLILPCWQPLDDVSLLDKTGRGILYFLFLAFLFIGVSIVSDRFMAAIEVITSQEREVSVRKANGEKQIVVVRVWNETVANLTLMALGSSAPEILLSVIEIYARDFTAGELGPGTIVGSAAYNLFVIIAICVWVIPKGEVRKIKHLGVFFVTATWSVFAYVWLYLILCYFSPGEVEIWEGLITFLFFPCTVITAYAADRQIHKFIRKDFRMNKRGVIVQAEGVDNLEMVNTELLVLDDVHEDIKQEYISTLKELRQQHPHTDIDVLEKMAHEILLNKGPKSRAFYRIQATRKLMGSGDLMRRISERAQSDLSEVKAELQRESGVNEFTQSGSRVYFDPSKYTVLESCGQFDVTVVRSGNLDLPVTVEYTTEDGTAQAGSDYVKSKGTLRFQPGEKEKRISLEVIDDDVFEPDEHFYVRLCSAQPAGSLGSPMLATVIILDDDHGGLFKFEAQNHELVESVGTYDLKVVRCSGARGRVILPYHTEDGTAKGGKEYEEQNGELIFENNESEKIISLTIIEEDSYEKDVLFYVQLGEPQMSGDEVASLAAEAEKKPPEERTERERIAILGKPRLGEITRAQIRIKESKEFKNTVDKLVQRANASLLIGTSSWKEQFVEALTVSASDEDEQKEPSKLDYFMHFLTVFWKVLFALIPPTGMCKGYLCFVVSIFCIGLVTAVIGDVASHFGATLGIRDAVTAIIFVALGTSIPDTFASKVAAIHDKYADASVGNVTGSNAVNVFLGIGVAWSIAAVYHGIHGESFKVDPGSLAFSVTIFCTEAAVAIFILLIRRSNIVGGELGGPECLKYLTSFTLFGLWIAYLVLSTLEAYGVIAGF
- the LOC126743110 gene encoding sodium/calcium exchanger 3 isoform X2; translated protein: MWDANTSANLAKINCSDGLILPCWQPLDDVSLLDKTGRGILYFLFLAFLFIGVSIVSDRFMAAIEVITSQEREVSVRKANGEKQIVVVRVWNETVANLTLMALGSSAPEILLSVIEIYARDFTAGELGPGTIVGSAAYNLFVIIAICVWVIPKGEVRKIKHLGVFFVTATWSVFAYVWLYLILCYFSPGEVEIWEGLITFLFFPCTVITAYAADRQIHKFIRKDFRMNKRGVIVQAEGVDNLEMVNTELLVLDDVHEDIKQEYISTLKELRQQHPHTDIDVLEKMAHEILLNKGPKSRAFYRIQATRKLMGSGDLMRRISERAQSDLSEVKAELQRESGVNEFTQSGSRVYFDPSKYTVLESCGQFDVTVVRSGNLDLPVTVEYTTEDGTAQAGSDYVKSKGTLRFQPGEKEKRISLEVIDDDVFEPDEHFYVRLCSAQPAGSLGSPMLATVIILDDDHGGLFKFEAQNHELVESVGTYDLKVVRCSGARGRVILPYHTEDGTAKGGKEYEEQNGELIFENNESEKIISLTIIEEDSYEKDVLFYVQLGEPQMSGASLAAEAEKKPPEERTERERIAILGKPRLGEITRAQIRIKESKEFKNTVDKLVQRANASLLIGTSSWKEQFVEALTVSASDEDEQKEPSKLDYFMHFLTVFWKVLFALIPPTGMCKGYLCFVVSIFCIGLVTAVIGDVASHFGATLGIRDAVTAIIFVALGTSIPDTFASKVAAIHDKYADASVGNVTGSNAVNVFLGIGVAWSIAAVYHGIHGESFKVDPGSLAFSVTIFCTEAAVAIFILLIRRSNIVGGELGGPECLKYLTSFTLFGLWIAYLVLSTLEAYGVIAGF